CCACAATTGCGTCCCAGGCAGAATGACTGGTAAGCCCAGGATGGGCGTTGACTGAAGGTATCCGTCCCAGATGAATGTCTGAACATGCAATGATTCTCATCTTACCTCTCCTTGCAGGGTGCCAATCTGGACCTGTTGTTTCTAAATATAGCTACCTGTACTAGCCTACCATACCATATTACCCACATTTTTGTTATTTCTTCCTTGATTTGGAGAAAAAATAGTAAAATTTTCGAGATTTTGAAAAACCAGAATCTTTTCGGTGAAGCCCATTTAAAAATAGTTCTATTAGGGAAAACCTCAAAATATTGATTGTTTTTACAGTATTAATACCAAAAAGCAAAATTGCACATAAAAACTTCAAAAAAATCATCAGATTTTCGTACGCATTAATCAATTGACAATTAGTACTGCCTATGTTACCGTTCAATTGCTTTAATTTTTTGAGTTGCAGCTAGTCCGTTACCCTATCTCATGAATGATCGTATTCGTTACTGAATCCCTTTCGCAGACAGGTTAAAATGTTCAAGACTGCGCCAAATGAAGCAATAATTTTTTGTACAGGCAATATAGCCTGTGAAGGATGCTTTTAATGGCAAAGAAAATCTATGTTCGTAACATGAGTTACAACACCTCCGAAGAAGAACTTCGGGACCTGTTCGCACAGTACGGCACCGTACTCAGTGCAAATATCATCATTGACCGCGAGACCCGTCGCCCCAAGGGCTTTGGTTTCGTAGAGATGGAAGAGGATTCAGCTGCTGAAGCTGCTATCTCCCAGCTCGATGGCAAGGATTTGGATGGCCGTAACCTCAGCGTTAACGAAGCTATTGCAAAACCCCGTCCGTCATACAACAACAACCGTTACTAGTTCTCGGTTGGAGTACGTCCGGAATTTTATGATTCAGTAACGTAGCGGAGCCAGCAATGGCTCCGTTTATTTTTGTATCTGCATCTTGTCTGTGATTTTGCTCTTCGTTCTGTTTTGCTACAGGGAACGCTTTCCGGCTTCCTCAAAGAAAGGCTGGGCAGCAAGGAAAAACTCATCCCGTAGCTGAGAAAGAGAAACGCCAGTCAGTTTATGGTCACGGACAACCCATTTCCCATTTACAAATACATGCATGACATTCTGCACCCCACTGCTATAGACCACCACCGAATAGGGATCATGGCAGGGAACCATATTGGGCTGGTCGAGACCAAGAACCAGAATATCAGCTTTCTTGCCTACTTCCAGGCTTCCTATCGTATGGTCCGCTTTCAACACCTTTGCAGCTTCACTTGTGCAAAGCGGCACAACCGACTTTGCCGGTATTGCCGTCCGGTCGTGCAACCCATTCTTGTGCAGGATGGCATAGAGCTTCATCTGGGTAAACAAGTCCAACGTATTCCCGCTTGCAGGGCCATCGGTTCCCAATCCAACCAAGATGCCTTCTTCACGCATCTTTGGGCACCGGGCCAAACCCTTGGCACTCTTGAAATTCGCCCCGGGACAATGGATTACCCTGGTGCCAGACTTTGCAAGAAGAGCAATATCCTCATCACTGGTATGGATGCAATGGGCAGCCAGCAGGGAAGAGTCGAGCAAGCCCTGCCGGGCAAGAAAGGCAATGGGAGATAAACCATACTCGTTTTGGTACTTCTCCATCTCAAAGTCCATCTCGCTGAGATGCATTGTCCATAATAGGTCATGTTCCTTTGCCAAAGCCTGTGCCTTTTTCAAGACCTCAACGGTGTTGCTATAGGGCGCATGGGGGGCAATGATAGGGGTTACAAGGGAATTGCCACGAGATTGTGCAATCAAAGCTTCTGTTTTTTCCAAACCCTGTTGCCCGTCTTGGGCATCGCAATGAGGATCTTCCATCAAGGTTTCGCCTGCATAAAGCCTAAACCCCATCTCATTTGCCGCTGCGGCAACCACATCTTCGAAAAAATACATATCGACGGCACAGGAAGTTCCGCTGAGCAGCATTTCTGCCATGGCAAGGCGCGAGGAAGCATAGGCAAGCTCTTGTGTCATGCAAACGTTTTCCAAGGGAATGAGAAACCGACGCAACCGGTCAGGACAATCGTCTCCCAGGCTTCTGAACGCTATCATCCCCATATGGGTATGACCGTTTATCAGAGCCGGCATGACAATTGTGTCACAAAGGTCCAGCTCTTGGTCACAGGTTGCAGGCAATGAAGGGGGAAGAGCGCTATCCTTCCCTACATAGATAATGGTATCACCCTCAATGACAAGGGACCCGTCAGAGAGAACCGTTTCCTCTGTATCCATAGTGAGGATAGTTGCATGACGCAGCACATATTTCATTTGCTTT
The sequence above is a segment of the Sphaerochaeta pleomorpha str. Grapes genome. Coding sequences within it:
- a CDS encoding RNA recognition motif domain-containing protein, encoding MAKKIYVRNMSYNTSEEELRDLFAQYGTVLSANIIIDRETRRPKGFGFVEMEEDSAAEAAISQLDGKDLDGRNLSVNEAIAKPRPSYNNNRY
- a CDS encoding amidohydrolase: MKYVLRHATILTMDTEETVLSDGSLVIEGDTIIYVGKDSALPPSLPATCDQELDLCDTIVMPALINGHTHMGMIAFRSLGDDCPDRLRRFLIPLENVCMTQELAYASSRLAMAEMLLSGTSCAVDMYFFEDVVAAAANEMGFRLYAGETLMEDPHCDAQDGQQGLEKTEALIAQSRGNSLVTPIIAPHAPYSNTVEVLKKAQALAKEHDLLWTMHLSEMDFEMEKYQNEYGLSPIAFLARQGLLDSSLLAAHCIHTSDEDIALLAKSGTRVIHCPGANFKSAKGLARCPKMREEGILVGLGTDGPASGNTLDLFTQMKLYAILHKNGLHDRTAIPAKSVVPLCTSEAAKVLKADHTIGSLEVGKKADILVLGLDQPNMVPCHDPYSVVVYSSGVQNVMHVFVNGKWVVRDHKLTGVSLSQLRDEFFLAAQPFFEEAGKRSL